Proteins co-encoded in one Flavivirga eckloniae genomic window:
- a CDS encoding RNA polymerase sigma factor, whose protein sequence is MLPKKRVKYLYVAMKKGDREAFEALYKLFYERLSKYILSISKNTVEAEDIAQETLIWLWESRKDITINSSLNAYLYRSARNRYMDLYRKKERRSKLIEEIRQDIIIYIENSDAVEKELRLKQLYAAIEELPEKCKEIFILSKLKRYKQKDIAIQLNISQRTVESQIRNGLLAIRSKLDIN, encoded by the coding sequence ATGCTACCCAAAAAAAGAGTAAAATACTTATATGTTGCGATGAAAAAGGGCGACAGAGAAGCCTTTGAAGCGCTTTATAAGTTATTTTATGAGCGCTTGTCTAAGTATATTTTAAGTATTAGTAAAAATACAGTTGAAGCTGAAGATATTGCTCAAGAAACACTTATTTGGTTGTGGGAGTCGCGAAAAGATATTACGATCAACTCTTCATTAAATGCCTATTTATACCGTTCCGCACGTAACAGGTATATGGACTTATATCGAAAAAAGGAACGCCGTAGTAAATTAATAGAAGAAATACGCCAGGATATTATTATTTACATTGAAAACTCAGATGCTGTAGAAAAAGAACTTCGTTTAAAACAATTATATGCGGCTATTGAAGAACTCCCGGAAAAATGTAAAGAGATTTTTATTTTAAGCAAGCTTAAGCGATATAAGCAGAAAGACATCGCTATACAATTGAATATATCTCAAAGAACTGTTGAATCGCAAATACGTAACGGTTTACTGGCTATTAGATCCAAATTGGATATCAATTAG
- a CDS encoding FecR family protein gives MYNPDIVVLSEKFLSNTITDSELKNLELALEDATNLGIFKSIVKDDYLLITDGVDFNGLASFERIKGRISPVRFQQKLKPYFKYAAIFIIALSLGFLIKSQWKSPVVEVSNFVELELEDGSIQRLVLSQTDTVRTKAQSIIGILNNGRLTYQNTSNSKLTGYNIIRIPYGQQFKVQLSDGSIAHLNAGSSLKYPVRFSKDKKRIVSLSGEAFFDVAKNANSPFIVESIVQNIEVLGTQFNVSAYPDDDIIITTLTEGAIKLTEIMNPQNSMVLKPNEQAITNKSKVQFNKTQVRTNPFTSWMDGSLVFKDDDFETIIKKLQRKYDVKIENNNTKLLTQKFTARFDTETIEQVMQYFKISYELEYTIKGNKIRIE, from the coding sequence ATGTACAACCCTGATATTGTTGTTCTTTCCGAAAAATTTCTGTCAAATACTATTACAGATAGTGAATTAAAGAATTTAGAATTAGCATTAGAAGACGCTACCAATCTTGGGATTTTTAAGAGCATTGTTAAAGATGATTATTTACTAATAACTGATGGTGTCGATTTTAACGGATTAGCATCTTTTGAAAGGATAAAGGGTAGAATATCCCCAGTAAGGTTTCAGCAAAAATTAAAACCTTATTTCAAGTATGCAGCAATTTTTATTATAGCCCTTAGTCTTGGTTTTTTAATAAAATCGCAGTGGAAATCCCCAGTTGTTGAAGTTTCTAATTTTGTAGAACTCGAGTTAGAAGACGGTTCTATACAGCGTCTTGTATTAAGTCAAACAGATACGGTACGTACAAAAGCACAAAGTATAATAGGTATTCTAAACAATGGCCGTTTAACATATCAGAATACTAGCAATAGTAAATTGACTGGTTATAACATTATTCGTATTCCTTATGGGCAACAGTTTAAAGTTCAGCTAAGCGATGGCTCGATAGCGCACCTTAATGCAGGAAGTAGCCTAAAGTATCCTGTTCGTTTCTCAAAAGACAAAAAACGTATCGTTTCTCTTTCTGGTGAGGCATTTTTTGACGTTGCTAAAAATGCTAATAGTCCTTTTATAGTCGAATCGATAGTTCAAAACATTGAAGTATTGGGTACACAATTTAATGTATCTGCCTACCCAGACGATGACATAATTATTACAACGCTCACAGAAGGCGCTATCAAATTAACAGAGATAATGAATCCTCAAAACTCGATGGTACTAAAGCCAAACGAACAAGCAATTACTAACAAAAGTAAAGTCCAGTTTAATAAAACACAGGTAAGAACAAATCCTTTTACCAGTTGGATGGATGGTTCATTGGTCTTTAAAGACGATGATTTCGAAACGATTATTAAAAAACTACAGCGTAAATATGATGTAAAAATTGAAAACAATAACACAAAATTATTAACTCAAAAATTCACTGCTCGTTTCGATACAGAAACCATTGAACAAGTTATGCAATACTTTAAAATAAGTTATGAATTAGAGTATACTATTAAAGGAAATAAAATACGAATAGAATAA